From Streptomyces sp. NBC_00370, a single genomic window includes:
- a CDS encoding sensor histidine kinase yields the protein MQGRSKRDSSAAAEQEPRSGIDRGSSPQHTQNPGPAPSGESGDRAARPGAAPGGEGAKPAPKPAGPSDAGSRIALRNWRISTRLVSLLALPVVAATTLGGFRINDSLNDIQQLEHMQLLTKMTKEATNLATQLQTERDESAGPLSNGVNSTDTRIKNERVQTDRAKKAFLDATVDIGNTDGDEALESIRSNVEQIAAQVNQINDIRRDAYQSKTSHSLTVDAYDGLITSLLSLSQDMAQATSNPDMIKRTRALAAFSSAKEYASIQRAIIAAALPADPKQRGELNENDRLYGLAAMNKERNSLTTFSSLYESMGGDAEELMAPLNGQGNPEIQASEKYADPVLGSRDGLENQVNRSYLDWTDQASTRINAMKTIEATLLNEMESKARELRSSSQRDAIINAALILLVLGVSLVGAFVVARSMIRSLRRLQDTATRVAQDRLPELVKQLSETDPQDVDTSVESVGVHSRDEIGQVAAAFDDVHREAVRLAAEQALLRGNVNAMFTNLSRRSQGLIQRQLSLISELESREADPDQLSSLFKLDHLATRMRRNGENLLVLAGEEPGRRWTRPVPLVDVLRAAASEVEQYERIELAAVPATEVAGRVVNDLVHLLAELLENATSFSSPQTKVRVTGHALPDGRVLVEIHDTGIGLSPEDLAAINERLASPPTVDVSVSRRMGLFVVGRLSLRHGIRIQLRPSDSGGTTALVMLPVDVAHGGKKAPAGKGGAAGPAGSAQPPASRLTAGPGAQQGGRAGLGAGPAGGGPGGGSAAPGRLPAGAPRGQVGAGTAPRAALPARGGPQSGGPFNGAPQADPQGQGAGQGSVPNVFAQNAFGSGQAPGSGQQNQGQPGQGLGQAFGNNGAGGPGGPGGPGGPGAQNNFGSRGQSPFPGQQNQGQQGNAPLADRGRQLPPPGGPRAELPGGNPRPQRPQTPQATTWGADQQSARQQPAMDAPRGHEEHDSGQFPQADRQGPAATAEFPRPDFNGPRPDAPRAGAQDPASTEQFARPDFNAPRPDFSAQQDFGAPRGPVQGQQGGYAQSDYRAPADYNAPQAPAPDQQYGRQQDFQAQRPQAPGAQGGYQGPGQRQPDALPPAGPGDGRTPLYDTLETNWFHGPQSTQGGERPPEQQAPAAQQPQEPTPPPMPRREPARGPVGNAPATNGSGSFNQGSSTGPVSNGSGLTSSWRTSPNDELVRQAERVRKPAAGGITTSGLPRRVPRANLVPGTAQEQNNQAGPQVSRAPADVRGRLTNLRRGIQQGRQAGNTGPSNNSFNLGPSHQQER from the coding sequence GTGCAGGGACGTTCGAAGAGGGATAGCAGCGCTGCGGCGGAGCAGGAGCCCCGCAGCGGAATCGACCGCGGCTCCTCGCCCCAGCACACCCAGAACCCGGGTCCCGCACCCTCCGGCGAGAGTGGCGACCGCGCCGCTCGCCCGGGCGCGGCACCGGGCGGCGAAGGGGCCAAGCCGGCGCCCAAGCCCGCAGGTCCGAGCGACGCGGGCTCACGAATAGCCCTGCGCAACTGGCGCATCAGCACCCGTCTGGTGTCCCTGCTCGCCCTGCCGGTGGTCGCCGCCACCACCCTGGGTGGATTCCGCATCAACGACTCGCTCAACGACATCCAGCAGCTGGAGCACATGCAGCTGCTGACCAAGATGACGAAGGAAGCGACCAATCTCGCCACGCAGCTCCAGACGGAGCGCGACGAGTCCGCGGGGCCGCTCAGCAACGGCGTCAACTCGACCGACACCCGGATCAAGAACGAGCGCGTCCAGACCGACCGGGCGAAGAAGGCGTTCCTCGACGCCACCGTCGACATCGGCAACACCGACGGTGACGAGGCGCTGGAGAGCATCCGCTCGAACGTGGAGCAGATCGCCGCGCAGGTCAACCAGATCAACGACATCCGGCGGGACGCCTACCAGTCGAAGACGTCGCACTCGCTGACGGTCGACGCGTACGACGGACTGATCACCTCGCTGCTGAGCCTCTCGCAGGACATGGCGCAGGCGACCAGCAACCCGGACATGATCAAGCGGACCCGTGCGCTGGCGGCGTTCTCCTCCGCGAAGGAGTACGCGTCCATCCAGCGGGCCATCATCGCCGCCGCGCTCCCCGCCGACCCGAAGCAGCGCGGTGAGCTCAACGAGAACGACCGCCTCTACGGCCTCGCGGCGATGAACAAGGAGCGGAACTCGCTCACCACGTTCAGCTCGCTGTACGAGTCCATGGGCGGCGACGCCGAAGAGCTGATGGCGCCCCTGAACGGCCAGGGCAACCCGGAGATCCAGGCGTCCGAGAAGTACGCCGACCCGGTGCTCGGTTCGCGTGACGGGCTGGAGAACCAGGTCAACCGGTCGTACCTGGACTGGACCGACCAGGCGTCCACCCGCATCAACGCGATGAAGACCATCGAAGCCACGCTGCTCAACGAGATGGAGAGCAAGGCCCGGGAGCTGCGCAGCAGTTCGCAGCGCGACGCGATCATCAACGCCGCGCTGATCCTGCTGGTCCTCGGTGTCTCGCTGGTCGGCGCCTTCGTCGTGGCCCGGTCCATGATCCGCTCGCTGCGTCGGCTGCAGGACACCGCGACCCGGGTCGCCCAGGACCGGCTGCCCGAGCTCGTCAAGCAGCTCTCCGAGACCGACCCGCAGGACGTCGACACCTCCGTCGAGTCGGTCGGTGTGCACTCGCGGGACGAGATCGGCCAGGTGGCCGCGGCCTTCGACGACGTGCACCGCGAGGCGGTCCGACTGGCCGCCGAGCAGGCGCTGCTGCGAGGCAACGTCAACGCGATGTTCACCAACCTCTCGCGCCGCAGCCAGGGCCTGATCCAGCGTCAGCTCTCGCTCATCTCCGAACTGGAGTCGCGCGAGGCCGACCCCGACCAGCTCTCCTCGCTGTTCAAGCTCGACCACCTCGCGACCCGTATGCGCCGTAACGGTGAGAACCTGCTGGTCCTCGCCGGTGAGGAGCCGGGCCGCCGGTGGACCAGGCCCGTCCCGCTGGTCGACGTGCTCCGTGCCGCCGCCTCCGAGGTGGAGCAGTACGAGCGCATCGAACTCGCCGCGGTCCCGGCCACCGAGGTCGCCGGTCGCGTCGTCAACGACCTCGTGCACCTGCTCGCCGAGCTGCTGGAGAACGCGACGTCGTTCTCCTCGCCGCAGACGAAGGTCCGGGTCACCGGTCACGCGCTGCCCGACGGGCGGGTGCTCGTCGAGATCCACGACACCGGCATCGGCCTCTCCCCCGAGGACCTGGCGGCGATCAACGAACGGCTGGCCTCACCGCCCACCGTGGACGTCTCCGTCTCCCGCCGCATGGGTCTGTTCGTGGTCGGCCGGCTGTCCCTGCGCCACGGCATCAGGATCCAGCTCAGGCCCTCCGACTCCGGTGGTACGACCGCGCTGGTCATGCTGCCGGTCGACGTCGCGCACGGCGGCAAGAAGGCTCCGGCAGGCAAGGGGGGCGCCGCGGGACCCGCCGGCTCCGCCCAGCCGCCCGCCTCCCGGCTCACCGCAGGCCCCGGCGCCCAGCAGGGCGGCAGGGCGGGTCTCGGCGCAGGACCGGCGGGCGGCGGTCCCGGTGGCGGCTCAGCCGCTCCCGGACGGCTCCCCGCGGGTGCTCCGCGCGGCCAAGTCGGTGCCGGTACGGCGCCGCGCGCCGCGCTGCCGGCCCGTGGCGGACCGCAGAGCGGCGGCCCGTTCAACGGCGCTCCGCAGGCGGACCCGCAGGGCCAGGGCGCAGGTCAGGGCTCCGTGCCCAACGTCTTCGCCCAGAACGCGTTCGGCAGCGGCCAGGCGCCCGGCTCCGGCCAGCAGAACCAGGGCCAGCCGGGGCAGGGGCTGGGCCAGGCCTTCGGTAACAACGGCGCAGGGGGCCCCGGCGGCCCCGGCGGCCCCGGCGGCCCCGGCGCGCAGAACAACTTCGGCTCCAGGGGCCAGAGTCCCTTCCCCGGCCAGCAGAACCAGGGCCAGCAGGGCAACGCGCCCCTCGCCGACCGCGGCAGGCAGCTGCCGCCGCCCGGCGGACCGCGCGCCGAGCTGCCGGGCGGCAACCCCCGTCCGCAGCGCCCGCAGACGCCGCAGGCCACCACCTGGGGCGCCGACCAGCAGTCCGCACGGCAGCAGCCCGCGATGGACGCTCCCCGTGGCCACGAGGAGCACGACTCCGGTCAGTTCCCGCAGGCCGACCGGCAGGGACCCGCGGCCACGGCCGAGTTCCCGCGCCCGGACTTCAACGGACCCCGGCCGGACGCTCCCCGCGCCGGCGCTCAGGACCCCGCGTCCACCGAGCAGTTCGCCCGTCCGGACTTCAACGCCCCGCGGCCCGACTTCAGCGCGCAGCAGGACTTCGGCGCCCCGCGCGGCCCCGTCCAGGGCCAGCAGGGCGGTTACGCGCAGTCCGACTACCGCGCACCGGCCGACTACAACGCTCCGCAGGCTCCGGCACCGGACCAGCAGTACGGCAGGCAGCAGGACTTCCAGGCCCAGCGGCCGCAGGCGCCAGGTGCGCAGGGCGGCTACCAGGGGCCCGGACAGCGCCAGCCCGACGCGCTGCCGCCCGCCGGTCCCGGCGACGGCCGTACGCCGCTCTACGACACCCTGGAGACCAACTGGTTCCACGGTCCGCAGAGCACGCAGGGCGGCGAACGCCCGCCGGAGCAGCAGGCACCCGCGGCCCAGCAGCCGCAGGAGCCGACGCCGCCCCCGATGCCGCGGCGCGAGCCCGCGCGCGGGCCGGTCGGCAACGCTCCCGCCACCAACGGTTCCGGCTCCTTCAACCAGGGGTCGTCCACCGGCCCGGTCAGCAACGGTTCGGGGCTCACCTCCTCCTGGCGCACGTCACCCAACGACGAGCTGGTACGCCAGGCCGAGCGGGTCAGGAAGCCGGCGGCGGGCGGAATCACCACATCCGGTCTGCCCCGCCGGGTACCGCGTGCCAACCTGGTGCCCGGTACCGCGCAGGAACAGAACAACCAGGCCGGTCCGCAGGTGTCTCGTGCACCGGCGGACGTACGCGGCAGGCTGACCAATCTTCGCCGGGGTATCCAGCAAGGGCGGCAGGCCGGCAACACCGGCCCGTCGAACAACAGCTTCAACCTCGGCCCCTCTCACCAGCAGGAGCGTTAG